CAACTACAGCACCGGCATTGCCACCACCTTCCCCGACTCCCGCTACGTGTACCAGGGCCTGGTAGTGCCCAACGTGAACGGCGACGTGCGCAACAACTACCGCGTGCCGGCCTACCACCGCCTCGACTTGGCCGCCACTCGGGAAGGCAAAATTGACCCCAGTAAGCGCTGGCACAGCAGCTGGACCTTCTCGGTTTATAATGCTTATGCCCGCCGCAACGCCTACAGCATCTATTTCCGCCAGAACGAGGACAACCCGGCCAAAACCGAGGCCGTGCGCCTGGCCGTGTTCGGCTCCGTGCTGCCTTCGGTGTCTTACAACTTCAACTTCTAAGCTTCGGCTTGCTTACCATACCAGTGCTTATGAAACGTATAGCTGCTTTTCTGTTTGCCGCCGGCCTGCTTTCCCTTTCCAGCTGCGTTGATGTAGTCGACGTAAAAATTCCCGAAGGCAAGCCCCTGCTGGCCGTCGAAGGGGAAATCACCGACCAGCCCGGCCCATACTACGTCACGCTCACCAAGACGGCTCCTTACTTCGACGAGGCCGAGTTACCCCGCGTAACCGGCGCCGTGCTGACGCTGGAAGACAGTGAGGGCAACCGCGAAACGCTGAAGGAAATCAGCCCGGGCCGCTACGCTACCAGCACGCTGCGGGGTAAAATCGGCAACCAGTACGTGCTGACCATTAAGGCCGAAGGGGAGGAATACCGGGCCGAAACCGAAATCCGCCGCACGCCCGAAATCGACAGTATCCGGGCCGAGTACCGGGCCAAGTCGCCGACCGACGACGAGGGTTACTACATCCTCTACTACGGCGAGGAACTGCCCGGCGTGGGCGACTACTACCGGTTTACGGTGTACCACAACGGCCGGCAGCTCAACCAGCCCGGCGACCTGATTGTGACCAACGACGAAATGGTGGACGGCAAGTACATCAACGGCGTGGAGCTGACCGACGAGGAAGGCGCGGGCGGCGTTCCGTTCAAAAAGGGCGACAAAGTGCGCGTCGAAACCATGTCCATTCCGCGCGACTATTTTTACTTCCTGAACGAAATGGAAACCCAAATCAACAACGTGGGCTTGTTTGCCACTCCGCCGGCCAACGTGCGTACCAACGTCCGCAACGTGCAGCCCGGCTCCGAGAAAGTTGCGGTGGGCTACTTCGCCGGCCACACCCTGCGCGCCGATTCCTTGGTGATTGAGTAGGTATCTAGTTATTTGTTGCTAGTTATCAGTTCTTCGGTTTGGTTACTTACTGCCTTCATCATGTAGAGTTCTTCTGGAATCAATGGCATATTTGTGTTCCCGCTTACCGTTCAGCTCCTGGACTAACGCGGCTAACAACTGACAACTAATAACGAACAACTAGCATGCTCCACCCCGAAGCTGAGGCGCCCTGGGATTTGCTGGCCAAACACTTGGCTGGCGAAGCCACGCCCGGTGAGTTGGAGCAGCTGCGCACCTGGGTTTCGGCCGACCCCAAGCGCCTGGGCCTGCTCACCGACGCCACCCGGGCCTGGGAGCGGACCGGCGCGGCCACCGTCGCCGACTTGTTTAGCGACGCGGATGTGGAAGCAGCCTGGCAACGGTTCCGGCCGAAAATGACCGGGGCCAAACCCGCCGCCGAAACCCAACCACCACTACGAGTAGTGCGCTCAGAGCGGGCCACTTCCACCTCCGCCGAGGCCGAGCAGGAAGCCAAAATCATTCCGCTGCGGCCCAATCCGCTACCTTCCCTGTTGCGCATTGCGGCCACTATTCTGCTGCTAATAGGGGTGGTGTACGCCATGCAGAACTACCGGCGCGAACTGCTGCCCACCCCGCCCGTGGCCGTATCGGCGGGCTCCCAGAAGCGCCTGGTAGCCCTGCCTGACGGCAGCAAAGTCTGGCTCAACAAGCACTCGACGCTGGAATACGCCGCCGACTTTAGCGGGGGCAGCGGCCGGGAAGTAAAACTCACCGGCGAAGCCTTCTTCGAGGTGCAGAAAGACCCCGAGAATCCCTTCACGGTACTCAGCGCGGAGTCGCGCACCCGGGTGCTGGGCACCTCGTTCAACGTGCGCGCCTATGCGGCCGAAGACTCGGTGGAAGTGTCGGTGGTGACGGGCAAGGTGGCCTTTGCCAGCCGTTCCACCCACCAGGATTCAGTGCTGCTCACGCCGGGTATGCGGGGCGTGCTGCTGACGTCGGCGGCGGCCAACGTGCCGGTGTCGGTGCGGCAGACGGCCACCGCCGACGCCAACTTCCGGGCCTGGCAAACCGATGAGCTGGTGTTCGACAATACTTCCCTGGCGCAGGTCATCCGGACGCTGCGCACTACCTTCGGCACCACCATCACCGTGGCTGACAGAGACCTGCTCAAATGCCGCTTCACGGGTACATTCCGCCAGCCCAACCCGGCGGAGGTGCTGCAAGTGGTAAGCGTAGCGACTAATGCCACGCTGGCCGGCGACGCCCTCAACGGCTACATCCTCGGCGGCAAAGGCTGCGAGTAACCCGAGTCGGGCCGCCTGACTTCTGGCTTTCCGACTTTCCTGCTTTAATCTTCACTTCCGCGGCTATGCGGTATTTATTCGCTCTTATGGTCGGCCTGTGGCTGCTGGGAAGCCCTGCCGGGGCTCAGCCGCCCTTGTTGGCCCGACGGGTGAGCGTGCAAGCCACTAATGCGCCTTTGCAGCAGGTATTGCGGGATATTGCGCACCAGAGCGGCGTGTCGTTCAGCTATAGCAGCACGTTTATTCCCCTGCAAAAGCGCGTCACCCTGCACATGGCCAGCCCCCAGCCGGTAAGCCATGTGCTCCAGCAGCTTTTCCAGGGGCAAGGCGTTTCTTACCAGGTTATCGGCGGCCAGGTAGTGCTGTGGCGCACGGGTGAGCGGCCGCCGCTGGGAGCATCGAAGCCAAGCAGGCCCGTAACGGAGCGTACCCCGTCCAAAGCCGCAGCTACCGGCCAAACCGGCACTGGAACCAGCAGTAAGGGCAGCCCCCGGGCCACCCTAGCAGAAAAGGATGCCAAACGCCCAGGCCCAGCCAGCTACAAGAGCCTGGCGGTGAGGCCTACATCCAGCGTTACGGCCAGCACGCAGCGGGTAGCAGGGCCGAAGCCGGTGGCGCTGAGTACGGCTCCGGCCAAGTCCGTGCCCCCGCCGGTAGTAGCGCCTCCCGCGCCCCTTACACCTGCCGCCAGCTCCGCTGATACGACTGCTCCCGCAACGGCCTCTGTGCTGGCCCGGCTGCGGCAAAAAGCCAAAGCTGCAGCCCAGGCTGCCACTGGAGCCCTGGCGCGCACAGGCCGTACCGTGGGCACCGGCGCCAAGGCAGTGCTGGATACGATGGTCGTGGCAACCACCGAATTGAAGGAGCCGCTCCGCAAAGGGGCCCGCCTGTTGTCGGCCTCCGCCCGGCGCGACTCCCTGACTAGCCGGGCCATAGCGGTGCAGAGCGGGCTGCCGGGCCGGGATACGGTGCTGGACGAGCTGCCCGTGAAGCCCACGGTAGCGCGCCACACCTACGACCGGCACAACTGGCAGGTAGGCTTCGTAACGCCGCTGAGCTCCAACTGGCTGCGCAGTGGGCGCAGTATCAACCGGTTTTCCCTGAACGCGCTAGCTGGCTACTCAGCTGGCGTGCGTGGAGTGGAACTGGGCGGCCTAGCCAACGTGGTGCGCGACACCGTGCAAGGCTTTCAGGCGGCCGGTTTGCTCAACGTGACCGGTACCGAAGTGCAGGGCTTTCAGGCCGCGGGCTTGCTCAACGTGACGGGCGGCTCGGTACGGGGAGCGCAGGCTGCGGGGCTGGTAAACCTGGTGCGCGATGATGCCCGGGGCCTACAGCTGGCAGGCCTGGTTAATATCGTGGGTGGGGCGGCCCGCTCCCGGCAAAACGACGGCCGGCCGGCCCGGGCCCGCCGCCTGCTGGGCCTGCCCCGCCTGCTGGCCACCGACTCAGCGGCTCAGTACCTGGGAGCACCCAGCGCCATGTCCTTGCCCGGACCTTTGGTGCAGGCGGCCGGCCTCGTCAACCTAACCGGTACCGACATTCGTGGGCTGCAAACGGCGCCGATACTGAACTCGGCCCGGCGCGTTCAGGGCCTGCAGCTGGGGCTGATTAACGTAGCTAAGCACGTCAAAGGCGTCCAGCTTGGCCTCATCAACGTGGCCGACTCGGTAGATGGCGTGGCGCTGGGGCTCATCAACATCGTGCGGCACGGCTACCTGCACGGGGAGGTATGGGCCAGTGAAACCCTGCCCTTGAATGCGGCCCTGAAGCTGGGCGTAAGGCGCTACTACACGATTCTGTCCGCGGCGGCGCAGCCCTTTGAAAGCCGGGTACACTGGGCCACCGGCTTTGGCATTGGTACGGCTAGCCGGCAGCACGGGCGCTTCAGCTGGAATCTGGATTTGCTCGATTGGTACCTGCTCAAGCAACCTGGTACGGAAGGCTCGCTGCTTTCCTACACCCAGCTGCGGCCTTCGCTCGTCTGGCAGATTGAGCCTCAAGGCCGGCTAGGTTTGGTGGTTTCGCCCACGCTCAATTTGGGCTTGTATGAAAACGACGGTAATGGTACTAACTCAAAATTTGGCAAAAACCAGCTGCTAATTCTGGATGCCAATTCAGGCTCTACGCCCGTACGCCTGTGGTTAGGTGGGCAAATTGGACTGCGGTTTTAATTAAGGGCCTACCAGCCAACAACTCGATCTACACCCGTACCCTCGACTCGACATGCCCGACTACTTGGGCTACAACGTGCGCGTGCTGGGTACCCATCGATCCGCCACCGAACTGGCGTCGGAAGACCTCAACAAGGGCTTTTTACTTTTGTTAGGTAAGCAGGAAGAGAAAAGCCGCTAGGCCCGCATTGGTACCAGGATAAAGGTGCCGCGCAAACATTGCCGAAAGCCCTGGCGCTGGTTGTCACGCTTAAGGTCGGCGGTGCGGTAGCGGTTGTTCAGGCCCCGCTCACTTACTATCATAATGGTGTAGCCGCGGCTGCGCACCAGGTAGCGCCGGGCGTTGGTGGGCGCCACCGCGGCTTCCGTCCCAGACCCAACTTCGGCCGGGGTCCCAAAGCTAGATGCCGAATAGTGGGCCGGCCACGTGGTGCGGGCTATAATATCATGGGCCTGCCAAAGGTGACGCATGGCAGCGCGGGCGGCAATGGCCTCGCCGCAGTGCCGGCAGACGCGGGCATCGGTGAGCATAGCCTGCCGCTTTTGCTGCAGCTCCCGCAGCATCTCGGGCTGCTCGGCATCGGCCCGGCGCTGGCGTACCACTTTGGTAACGGCCGAAAAGAGGTCCCCTTCGCTCACCCCATACTTGTGCTGCAGGATATCCAGCGTGTGGGCGCTGAGCATTCCGAAAGCCAGTAAGTCCTCTAAGTCGGTGAACAAGGTGGGCATAGCGCAGCTATAAGCAGCGGCCCCGCCGACAAGTTCCGGAATCGAACTTGCTGGCGGGGCCGCTCAGGTAAGACCAAGGCGCCAGAGCTTAATTCTGGGCCGTGGGTTTGGAAACTTTCTTCACGTCCGACTTGGGGTTCGAGCGTGGCGTGTTGATAATGGGACCAGGCTTTGTATTCTCTTCCAGCCAGGTTTGCATCAGGGCCAGGGCCTTGGGCGAGAAGTTAGGCTGCTGTTCCCCATTTATGAGGGGCCATTGCGACTCGTCGGGCTGGAAGGCGTGGTTGACGCCCGCAATTTTCACCGTTTTCACGTGCCGGTTGCCGCCGGCCTTTAGGCCTTTGCTTAGCAGGGCTAGGTTCTTGGTGGCACCTACCTGCAGGTCTTCTACACCGTTGAGAGCCAGCACCGGGCATTTCACGGCGGGCAGCTTCACTTTCGGGTCGAAGTCGAGGTAGTAGCGGTACCAGGGCGAGGTGAGCTGGGCCGCCCGGGCCCGGGCCATGGTGGGGTCAATATCGACGTTGCTCATCCGAATCATGGCTGCAAGCTTGCCCCGGGCCTGGTTGCTGTTCGGCGTCTGGCGGATAATGCTGATCATCTTGTCGTGCAGCTTCAGGGCCGCATCGACCTGGGTGGCGTTGCCGCCAATCATGCGCATGATTTCAACCTGCTGCCGGCGCAGTACCTCGCGGCCGGGCATGCCATAACCGGCCAAAGACACTACGAAATCAGGACCTTTGGCCTCGGCCGCAGCTAGCAGGGCAATGTTGGCGCCTTCACCGTGGCCAATCATGCCCACATTTCTTTTGTCAATCCGGGGGCGGGAGCGGAGGTAGTTCATGGCCGTTTCGGCATCCGTCATCAGGTCGGCCGTAGTAGCTGCCGCGTACCGGCCGCCCGACTTGCCCACGCCCCGGTCGTCGTAGCGCAGCACGGCCATGCCGTGGCGGGCTAGGTAGTCGGCCAGAATGGCAAACATGCGGTAATCTTCCTGCTGGGCCGCGTCGCGGTCCTGCGGGCCCGAGTCTGACACCAGCACCACGGCCGGGAAGGGCCCGTTACCGTTGGGCGTGGTAATGGTAGCGCCCAGGCACAAGTCGGTCTTGTCGTTGGTAATGATTACCTGTTCGGTCTTGTAGGGCTGGGCTGGCTTGAAGGTAGGGGCACTGACAACGGCTGCCGCACCCTGCTCAAACTTCACTTCCTGCTTCAGGCCCGGCTGCTCCCAGGTGCCCGTCATCGACTTCCGGTCTTTGCTCAGCTTGCCGGTGAAGCGGCTGCCAGCCTGCTCAATCTTGAGGAGCACGTCGCTGTTGGTCAGCGTCATGTCTACCGGCATGCGGCTTACGCGCTGCTTGGGCACGTCCAAGGCCGCGTAATACGAGCCGCCGGTTAGGGGTACGATGGTCAGAATAAGCTCTAGGCTCCCGCCCGGAACCTTCAGCGGCCCTTTCCACTGCCCACTAAGTGGCGTGGGCTCCCCACCCGCCACCACGCTGGTAACCGGGGCCAAGGAAACTCCAAGAAGCAACAAAAGTACAAGTACAGCGTGTAAATAATTCTTCATAAAGTCCAATTATGGATGGGCCTTGAGCAAGGGGGGAGAGAAAATAGCCCCGAAAATACCAAACTTACGGGACTCCGCCGGGGAAAGATTCAGGAGCAGAACAGCAAAAATAGATATAGTGAAAATTATATTATTCGAATATAGGCCAGTGTTGGCGGATAATGTATAGGGCTGAGTTGCCCGCCCCAGTATCTTGCTGGCTATGAAAAGAATTTCTGGGCTGCTCCCTATGCTGTTGTTGCTGTTCGTGGGCTGCCAAACGGCTAATGATACACTGCCGCAGTTTGAAATGCCGGTTGTCCTTCAGCCCGAGTTGCTGGGTGGTAAGACCCCTGCCGCCCTGCGAGTAGATAGCATACGTGGGGTGTGGCCCCAACTGGTTGGCCGATTTCAATTTGCTAAGCACCTCGAGTTGAACAAGCCCGATAGTTTGGGCGCTGACAAGTACTATTTAGATTCGGGTCAGCCTTTCCATGGAGCTGACACCTTGAACACGGATGGCTTGGAGCTTATCGCTGATTACCAATCTACTACGGCGTATCGGAACTACAGCGAATTACTGACTCGGCTGGCGTATCCCGTCTATATCGTCAACTCAACGCCTCGAACCAAGCTTTTATGTGGCAAGGATTTCTCGGTCTATGCCATTCAGGAAGCTAAAGACCGTACCGGCGAATGGCGGCCCATAGAAAGCCGAGGCCCTGAACCCTGTGGAAACGGTGCGTGGATAATGAAGATAAGACCTCGGCAAATGGCGGTGTTACTGTTCGATAAATACCAAGGCTGCTTTAAGACCATGCTGCGGGTGCGTCTTCGGAATGGCAACAGCCAATATACCTCCGTGGCGTATGAGGGTTGGATAAGCGAAACCCAGTTTCTTGCCACTCAGCAGGAGCGGCGCCTTCTGAAAAAGAATAACCTCGCCGTTTCAGCCTTGTATTATGGCGCTTGGCCAGCCGTGCTAGACACCCTGGTGAACCGAGCCAACTGAGCTAGAGGTCGATTCCCCGACATCAACTGCGCCCCGGCGCGCAACTAACTTCCACCGGAGGCAACAAACCTGCCCTGCGTCGCCGTACCTTCGTAGGTCTAATTGCCGGGGCGGAAACCTTACGGGCCGCCTTGGCTGTTTCCCGTTTCTATGGCCCAAGATTCTTTACAAGTAGCCGCCCCCGCGGCCGACCCGATTGACCAGCTCGACCCGCGCGAGTTCATTCTGATCAAGAATGCCCGGGTGCACAACCTCAAAAACCTCAGCGTGGCCTTGCCGCGCAACAAGTTTATCGTCGTCACGGGCTTGTCGGGCTCGGGCAAGTCGAGCCTGGCGTTCGATACGCTCTACGCCGAGGGGCAGCGCATGTACGTGGAGAGTTTGAGCTCCTACGCCCGCCAGTTTCTGGGCCGCATGGACAAGCCCGACGTGGACTATATCCGCGGTATTTCGCCGGCTATTGCCATTGAGCAGAAGGTCAGCATCAAGAACAACCGCTCCACCGTCGGGACCAGCACCGAAATCTACGACTACCTTAAGCTGCTCTTTGCCCGCGTGGGCCGCACGTTTTCGCCCGTCAGCGGCGAGCAGGTGCGCAAAGACACCGTGGCCGACGTAGTCGACTACCTGTTTAAGCTGGAAGATGGGGCCCGCGCCACCATTCTGGCCCCGCTATTGCCCTCCGAGGAAGGCCGGCCGATGAGCAAGGAGTTGGATTTGCTGTTGCAAAAGGGCTACAGCCGGGTGGTCGTCAACGGCGACGAAACCGCCTTTATCGAAGACCTGATTGGTGAAGGCAAGCCCGAAGTAAAGGGCGAGGTCTACATCATGATTGACCGGGCCGTGATTCGCCCCGGCGACGAAGACCTGCAGTTCCGCCTTTCCGACTCGGTGCAAACCGCGTTTTTTGAGGGCCACGGTACCTGCCTGATCCGCCTGGATAACGAAACCCGCACTTTCTCCGACCGGTTTGAGCTCGACGGTATGGTGTTCGAGGAGCCCAACGTCAACTTCTTCTCCTTCAACAACCCCTACGGCGCCTGCCAGACCTGCGAAGGGTTCGGCTCGGTGCTGGGCATTGACGAAGACCTGGTTATCCCGGACAAGAGCCTGACGGTGTACGAGGGTGCCATTGCCCCTTGGCGCACCGACAAGCAGAGCGAATGGCTCAAGCCCTTGCTCAAAAATGGCATCCGCTTCGACTTCCCCATTCACCGGCCCTATAATGAGCTGAGCGAAGCCGAGCGGACCCTACTCTGGAAGGGCAACAAGTACTTCGAGGGCCTCGACCAGTACTTCAAGTGGGTGGCTACTCAAACCCACAAAATCCAGTACCGCGTGCTGCAAAGCCGCTACCGGGGCCGCACCACCTGCCCCGACTGCCGCGGTACCCGCCTGCGCAAAGATGCCCAGTATGTTAAGATTCAGGACCAGAGCATCACCGACATCGTGCTGTTGCCCATCAGCAAGGCGCTTGATTTCTTCGAGAACCTGACGCTGACCGAGCACGAAATGAAAGTGGCCGAGCGCCTGAGCACGGAAATCACCAACCGCCTCGGCTACCTCAACCGCGTGGGCCTGGGCTACCTGACCCTGAACCGCCTGAGCAGCACGCTTTCCGGCGGCGAGAGTCAGCGCATTTCGTTGGCAACTTCGCTCGGTTCGGCTCTGGTGGGTTCCATGTACATTCTCGACGAGCCCAGCATTGGTTTGCACCCCAAGGATGCCGAGCAGCTCATCGGCGTGCTGCGCTCCTTGCAAAAGCTGGGCAACACCGTTATTGTGGTGGAGCACGAGGAGAAAATGATGGAGGAAGCCGACCAGATTATCGACATCGGGCCCGAAGCCGGCAGCGGCGGCGGCAACCTGATGTTCCAGGGCACTTACCCCGAGATTCTCAAGAACACGACTACCTACACTGGCCAGTACCTGAGCGGTAAGATGGAGGTGAAGGTGCCCCAGATCCGGCGGCCCTGGCGCAACGCGCTGGAAGTAACCGGGGCCCGGGAAAACAACCTCAAGAACGTATCGGCCAAGTTCCCGCTGGGCGTCATGACCGTGGTAACCGGTGTGTCGGGCTCGGGCAAGTCTACTTTGGTGAAGCGCATTCTGGCCCCGGCCGTAGCCAAGCAGCTCGGTGGCGGAGCGGGCGAGGCCACTGGCAAGTTCGACCGGCTGATGGGTGTGCAGGGCCAGGTGTCCCACGTCGAGTTTGTTGACCAGAACCCCATTGGCAAGAGCAGCCGCTCCAACCCCGTAACCTATGTCAAGGCCTACGACGCCATCCGGACCCTGTTTTCGGACCAGCCCCTAGCCAAGGCCCGGGGCCTGAAACCTTCCCACTTCAGCTTCAACATCGAAGGTGGCCGCTGCGAAGTGTGCCAGGGCGAAGGCCAGGTCAAGATTGAAATGCAGTTCATGGCTGATATCTACCTGACCTGTGAAAGCTGCGGCGGCCGCAAGTTCAAGCAGGATATCCTGGACGTGAAATTCCAGGACAAGGGCATCGACGACGTGCTGGAAATGACCGTGGCCGACGCCGTGGAATTCTTCAAGGGCCAGCCCAAAGTAGCCGAGCGCCTCAAGCCGCTGGACGACGTGGGCCTGGGCTACATCCGCCTGGGGCAGTCGGCCAACACGCTGTCGGGCGGGGAGGCCCAGCGCGTGAAGCTGGCTTCCTTCCTGACCAAGGGCGCCACGCTGCAGCAGGACAAGATTCTGTTCATCTTCGACGAGCCCAGCACCGGCCTGCACTTCCACGACATTGCCAAGCTGCTCAAGGCCCTCAACGCCCTGATTGAGCAAGGCAACTCGGTCCTCATCATCGAGCACAACATGGACATCATCAAGTGCGCCGACTGGATTATTGACCTCGGCCCCGAGGGCGGTACCAACGGCGGCCACCTGCTGTTCGAAGGCACACCCGAAGACATGCTGGCTCACAAGGAAACCAACCACACGGCCCGCTTCCTGGCCGAAAAGCTGTAAAGCTTTCAAGCCAAATTAGTCGTACACAAAAGGAGCCGCCCAGCGACGGGCGGCTCCTTTTTACATAAAAACTACTATGATATTAGGTGCCGAAGAACAAATTAAGGTAGGCCAGCCCGAGCCCGGCCAGGAAAACCAGCTCATCAGCAGCACGGCCGCCGGCCACGAGTTCGAGGTCATGTTCGAGGACGACGGCGAAACCGGCTACCTCTACGCCCTGCGTAACGGCGACGAACTGGAAATCCTCGACGCGCTGCATATCTATAATGTAGATGACGTGCAGGACCGTGAAACGCCCGTGACCGTCCAGGTTTTCTGGGACGTACCCCAAACCACCGCGGCCCTCATTATTGCCGGCTACTGCCACGCTCTCTACGACTTTGAGCGCCGGATGGGCTTTTGCCGCAACGCCTTCCCGCCCGCTAAAAACGGCCAGCCCGGCTCCCGGGAGCTGACCGATGAGCTGGTCGAAAAGTACTTCGCTGCCTAGCAGCGCCGTTTTAGTTTGTACGGCGGCAGCCGTTTGCTTTACGATTTTGGGAATGTTCAAAAAGCTAAAGCGAGAGGGTCTACCTGCTATACTTTTCTTACAAACCGTAGAAAAGTATAGCAGGTAGACCCTCTCGTCTTTCAAAGGCTGGCTGCTCTGACGGGCCGGTTAGGCTGGTTGGGCCACGGCCATTTCCCGGCCGCGCTGCTTCTTGGGTTTCTTGCGCCGGCCCCACCACACCATAAAGCCCGTCACGGGCAGGCTGGCCGAAATCAGGCTGCCCAGGAAAGCTAGGGTTTTGCCGCCCAGGCCCAGCACCTGGCCCGTGTGTAGGTCGTAGTTCACGTCGGCCACCTTCTGCCCGTTGCTCTTGCTTGCGTGCGGAATGCTTTTGAGCAGCTGCCCCGACACCGGGTGGAAGTAGTATTCGTCGCGGTGGTAGTAGTACAAGGCCCGCTCGTAGGCAATGCTGTACACTGGCTGCTTGGGCGAAGCGGGCAAACCCAGGAAAATCATTTTCGCCGTGGGGGAGCTGCGGCGAATCTGCTGGTAGTAGACGTCGGCCACGGGCTGGGTAGTGGCCATAGCGACTTGCAGGGTATCTACGGTCGGTGGGGTTTTCTCCGTGGGGTAATCCTGGCCGGCGTTGCTTACGAAATATACTGACTTCATTACCCACTCAAAGCTCATCATCAGCCCGGTCAAAGCCAGAATTAGGGCAATGCTGGCGGCGTAAAAGCCCAGTACGTTGTGCAAATCGTAATTCACCCGCCGCCACCGGGCGCCCCACTTGATGGTAAAGCTGCGTTTCCGGTCGGTTTTGCGCTTGGGCCACCACAGAATAATGCCCGTAACGAGCATTACCACGAATACCAGTACCGATATGCCCACCACCCAATGGCCGATTTCGACGGGCAGCAGCAAATACATGTGCAGGTCCTGGATGATGCTGAAGAAGTCGCGGTGCAGGTCGAGGTGACCTAATTCCCGTCCGGTATAAGGATTCAGCGCGGTGGCAAAATACTCGCCCTGCTTGTCGGTGCTGTAGAGCACCGTCGACCGTTCCGGACCCATGTACATGAAGAAAGCCGGCTTTAGCTCCGGATGGCTTTTCTTAACTATGGCCTGCAAACGCGAGGGTAGCAGAAATTCAGTCGGCTGGGCCGGCACCTCCACCTTGCGCCACGAGGCCTGAGTAGCATCCCGGATTTCGTCCTGAAACGTGAAAATGGCCCCGGTCAAACTCACAATAAACACCACAAGCCCGGTGGAAAGCCCGAGCCAGAGGTGCAGTACGCCGACGACTTTTTTGAAGGTGGTCATAACGGAACTGGTAGTGAAGCGGAGAAAAGGACGGGAGGCTCAGTTAATAAAGAACGTCATGCTGAGCTAGTCGAATCAACTCTACCGCCGGAGTAAATGATTTTACTTTTCCGGGTGAGCTGCTTCGACTAGCTTAGCATGACGGGAGCTCTTAGCTTAGAACTTGTAGGCCACGCTACCTACAATGCTGCGCAGCTTCTGCGGGTTCACGGTAGTGTAGCCCACCCAGTATTTCTTGTCGGTGAGGTTGTCCACTTTGGCCGACAGCCGGAAGCGGGGCTGGTCGTAGAAAGCCGAGGCGTTCAGCACCGTGTAGGAGGGCAGGGTGAAAGTGCCGGCCGCCGTGTTCTGAACCTTGTTTTCGCTGGCGTAGTTGCCGCCGAAGCCAAAGCCTAGCCCTTGCAGCAGGCCCTCGGGCAACCGGTAGCTCAGCCACAGGTTGGCCCCGTACGGCGACGAAGCCGTGTTCGGACGCAGGCCATTCACGTTTTCGGCGGCCTTCTGTAGCTCCGAGTCGTTGTAGCT
Above is a genomic segment from Hymenobacter cellulosivorans containing:
- the uvrA gene encoding excinuclease ABC subunit UvrA, yielding MAQDSLQVAAPAADPIDQLDPREFILIKNARVHNLKNLSVALPRNKFIVVTGLSGSGKSSLAFDTLYAEGQRMYVESLSSYARQFLGRMDKPDVDYIRGISPAIAIEQKVSIKNNRSTVGTSTEIYDYLKLLFARVGRTFSPVSGEQVRKDTVADVVDYLFKLEDGARATILAPLLPSEEGRPMSKELDLLLQKGYSRVVVNGDETAFIEDLIGEGKPEVKGEVYIMIDRAVIRPGDEDLQFRLSDSVQTAFFEGHGTCLIRLDNETRTFSDRFELDGMVFEEPNVNFFSFNNPYGACQTCEGFGSVLGIDEDLVIPDKSLTVYEGAIAPWRTDKQSEWLKPLLKNGIRFDFPIHRPYNELSEAERTLLWKGNKYFEGLDQYFKWVATQTHKIQYRVLQSRYRGRTTCPDCRGTRLRKDAQYVKIQDQSITDIVLLPISKALDFFENLTLTEHEMKVAERLSTEITNRLGYLNRVGLGYLTLNRLSSTLSGGESQRISLATSLGSALVGSMYILDEPSIGLHPKDAEQLIGVLRSLQKLGNTVIVVEHEEKMMEEADQIIDIGPEAGSGGGNLMFQGTYPEILKNTTTYTGQYLSGKMEVKVPQIRRPWRNALEVTGARENNLKNVSAKFPLGVMTVVTGVSGSGKSTLVKRILAPAVAKQLGGGAGEATGKFDRLMGVQGQVSHVEFVDQNPIGKSSRSNPVTYVKAYDAIRTLFSDQPLAKARGLKPSHFSFNIEGGRCEVCQGEGQVKIEMQFMADIYLTCESCGGRKFKQDILDVKFQDKGIDDVLEMTVADAVEFFKGQPKVAERLKPLDDVGLGYIRLGQSANTLSGGEAQRVKLASFLTKGATLQQDKILFIFDEPSTGLHFHDIAKLLKALNALIEQGNSVLIIEHNMDIIKCADWIIDLGPEGGTNGGHLLFEGTPEDMLAHKETNHTARFLAEKL
- a CDS encoding DUF2251 domain-containing protein, which encodes MILGAEEQIKVGQPEPGQENQLISSTAAGHEFEVMFEDDGETGYLYALRNGDELEILDALHIYNVDDVQDRETPVTVQVFWDVPQTTAALIIAGYCHALYDFERRMGFCRNAFPPAKNGQPGSRELTDELVEKYFAA
- a CDS encoding PepSY-associated TM helix domain-containing protein; the protein is MTTFKKVVGVLHLWLGLSTGLVVFIVSLTGAIFTFQDEIRDATQASWRKVEVPAQPTEFLLPSRLQAIVKKSHPELKPAFFMYMGPERSTVLYSTDKQGEYFATALNPYTGRELGHLDLHRDFFSIIQDLHMYLLLPVEIGHWVVGISVLVFVVMLVTGIILWWPKRKTDRKRSFTIKWGARWRRVNYDLHNVLGFYAASIALILALTGLMMSFEWVMKSVYFVSNAGQDYPTEKTPPTVDTLQVAMATTQPVADVYYQQIRRSSPTAKMIFLGLPASPKQPVYSIAYERALYYYHRDEYYFHPVSGQLLKSIPHASKSNGQKVADVNYDLHTGQVLGLGGKTLAFLGSLISASLPVTGFMVWWGRRKKPKKQRGREMAVAQPA